DNA sequence from the Malus sylvestris chromosome 10, drMalSylv7.2, whole genome shotgun sequence genome:
CGTTTTAATATATTGTGAATAATGGTTTTGAGAATATTGTGAATTGAATTATAAAAGCGGTTGTACGTCTGTGGGATTCCTTCGAGAATTTCTACGattcaattatgatttcatagtttatgaatttagaagatatgggaatgattgttattttttttttaccatattAGTTAATTAATGTGGCCAGAGAATGGTTTTGTGCGTTGTCGGTTCTTAAATATGATGTATGTTGTGAATTGAGATACTGTTGAGtcataatgatttatatgaaGGATGGAAGGGAAATCttgatttttttcatgtggGTTTGTTATGTTACCTTGAGTCTAGGAATTTTATGCTTGTCAAGTTCtattgattgatgtgataaTTGGATGGTGTTGGAACGCTTATGGGTGGATGAATGACTAGATGactaaaaattattattgttCTTTGTTAAATGTTCCTTGAGGTGCTACATGATTGAGTCGTTGTATTATGTTGAGACATAGTGGTCTATGTGTTGAATGTTCGATTGAAGTGAAatgacgaactacgaatggcttgatccctaatgagggtacgtaggcagtctaacgaggaggttagatgcagccatgaAGTATACAGAAAATTACTATGCGATTCAATTCTCGAGTTGTAATTTGCCATATTCCGGAGGCAAGGTATGTTAGAGATACgggtatttggtgacgtcacgtgtcgattctggacgtatgtcgggatcggggcgtgacagtACTATTTCCAATCATTTCCATGAGAGtatgaaataaattttctcGAGAAGTAACTAAATGAACTTAATCAAGCAccttatatttttttcatactGTATATTATCATCATATGTACCTTGAAAACTTCCCCGAATCCGCCTTCACCTAACTTGTTATCTTCAGAAAAATTGCTTGTGGCAATTTGGATAGTTCGCAAGTTAAAATGcaaaagtttatatatatatatatagttaatcTTTATAAATTGTGTGCAGCTTTACCATTTTCTTGTTGTTTGGCAGTATTAACGTGCGTCTCCAATTCTCTTCTTCGTACAATGTCGTAGGCCTCCAAAGCTACATGCACCACACAGGCATAGACAATAAGGGCAAGAACACCGGCAACAATGTACAAGATCAGTTTGCTCCTTGATCCAGCTGCTACAGTCCTTAATTTTTTGAAGAACGGGGAAAGTTGGTACCTAATATTACAATTCTAATCCCTCTAACTGGTCTTCCCTTGAAACTATATCTGCTACGGCCACTCGAAGACACTGATTGCAATCAGCTGTGGGCGTGCACTGCGCAAGGCTGTACAGCGTCATATTTGACCCTTTAACTTGGGCTTCTTTGGTAGCGAACAATCTGTCAGCTTTGGCAGCCTCAGTGACTAATTAATTCATAGTAGCTGCGAGCAACCGATTATAGCGGCTGATGGGTTTGGTGATCACATTCTTCCCCATCAAAACTTTGACGTAGTCTCTACGTGAGTTGTTCGCCATGGGATGTATCCGTGCATAATCATTGGAGATTCGATACAAGCATTTGTCGAACCATAGTACAGCATCTGTTGCATTGGGGCAATTTTGAAAGGCAAAGGTGGTTGCGGTGTCCACACATTCTTTACAAATGTCTGAGGTGACATCACCGCGACAGAGGAAGGAGACGTAGACTTTTTCAGCTGAGTTTGTGCCTACGTAGGTGGCATTGTGATAGCCATGGTCGGCATTGGAGGAAAGGGTAGTGGAGAGTAGGTTGTTGAGATTGAATCTGAACTCCGCGTCGCCATTGCTGCCCCCGTCTTGGCTTACGGACGTACCACGGGTGATGTGATCAAAAGCTTTTGCGGTAATAGTAGTAGTGCCCGAGCAGCTGAGCAAGCTAAGCATGCAGATGAAGATAAACAAAAGCATCATGATTACCATTTTCCGTAATTAATAGGTTAGTTAAGCAGAAGGGATTTTAGTTACACACTTGATACAGAATATATATTGATCCATAAGGGCTTGCTCGTGATATTTGGTCTTTGGGGATCATCATATCATATCATAGGTTTGAGGTCAACGATGCGAGGACCTTGatcttaaccaaaaaaaaaccgATAAAGCTCAAAGCTGTATAAACATTTTTTATGAACTCAACAGTTCTTTTTACTGTACGAGTCCAGGACATTACATTGAAAGAGTGATGCTAGGAAGACTagtaaaaaaattttgaaaactaaaggacatagaagttgatgattggtttattacttacatgttgataaacatgcttattcttattggtgacacatcatttagtttgcgtAGTTTccaaatttggtctccctagcattaccctataTTGAAAGTATCGAATTGACCTATCCGTGGCCTTGAAACTAAGGATTGCACTCTCTCTCGGCCAAAAGCTTTAAAACTTTATCATGttgat
Encoded proteins:
- the LOC126584582 gene encoding cysteine-rich receptor-like protein kinase 25, which gives rise to MVIMMLLFIFICMLSLLSCSGTTTITAKAFDHITRGTSVSQDGGSNGDAEFRFNLNNLLSTTLSSNADHGYHNATYVGTNSAEKVYVSFLCRGDVTSDICKECVDTATTFAFQNCPNATDAVLWFDKCLYRISNDYARIHPMANNSRRDYVKVLMGKNVITKPISRYNRLLAATMN